From the genome of Scytonema hofmannii PCC 7110, one region includes:
- the alaS gene encoding alanine--tRNA ligase, producing MSVIPQYLSGNEIRKTFLDFYAQRGHQVLPSASLVPEDPTVLLTIAGMLPFKPIFLGQRIPEFKRATTSQKCIRTNDIENVGRTKRHHTFFEMLGNFSFGDYFKEQAIAWGWELSTKVFNLPPEHLVVSVFREDDEAFAIWRDKIGVPEARIKRLGEADNFWNSGPTGPCGPCSEIYYDFHPERGDDNIDLEDDTRFIEFYNLVFMQYNRDANGHLTPLANKNIDTGMGLERMAQILQGVPNNYETDLVFPIIKKAAEIAGIDYTKVDEETQVSLKVIGDHIRAIVHMIADEIRASNVGRGYVLRRLIRRAVRHGRLVGIQGEFTTQVAEVAIALSEDAYPNLRQREAAIKAELQREESRFLKNLERGEELLGEIIAEVKSQGKTQISGESAFTLYDTYGFPVELTSEIAAENNLTIDEAGFEVEMEKQKQRGRDAHETIDLTVQGSLDQLAEHIHVTEFLGYTQSAATSKVEVLLIGGVSEEEAEAGIEVQIVLDQTPFYAESGGQIGDRGYISGDGILVTIHDVKKESDFFVHFGQIERGTLRVGDTVMAQIDPACRRRVQANHTATHLLQAALKKVVDEGISQAGSLVSFDRLRFDFNCSRPVTLEELQQVEEVINIWIGEAHSAKVETLSLAEAKARGAVAMFGEKYGEQVRVIDFPGVSMELCGGTHVSNTSEIGVFKIISESGVASGVRRIEAVSGAAILEYLNVRDKVVKDLSDRFKVKPEELPDRITTLQNELKTAQKELETLKSQLAIAKSDSLLEKVEVVGEFKVLVAKMEDVDPESLKTVAERLLQKLGNGAVVLGSVPEADKVSLVAAFSSEVNKKGLQAGKFVGAIAKICGGGGGGRPNLAQAGGRDASKLPEALETAKAELLKLLVVSC from the coding sequence ATGTCAGTAATTCCCCAGTACCTCAGCGGTAACGAAATTCGCAAAACATTCCTCGACTTCTACGCTCAACGGGGACACCAAGTTCTTCCAAGTGCGTCTCTAGTGCCAGAAGATCCAACTGTTCTGCTGACGATCGCGGGGATGTTACCATTTAAACCTATATTTTTAGGTCAGCGTATACCTGAGTTCAAGCGTGCTACAACTTCTCAAAAATGCATTCGCACCAATGATATCGAAAATGTCGGACGCACCAAACGACACCATACGTTTTTTGAAATGTTGGGGAACTTCAGCTTTGGTGATTATTTTAAAGAACAAGCCATTGCTTGGGGTTGGGAGTTGTCAACAAAGGTGTTTAATTTGCCTCCCGAACATTTGGTGGTGAGTGTTTTTCGGGAAGATGACGAAGCTTTTGCTATCTGGCGCGATAAAATTGGAGTTCCTGAAGCACGCATTAAGCGCTTGGGAGAAGCTGATAACTTCTGGAATTCCGGTCCTACAGGTCCGTGCGGTCCCTGTTCGGAAATTTACTACGACTTCCACCCAGAACGGGGCGATGATAATATCGATTTAGAAGACGATACCCGGTTTATCGAGTTTTACAATCTCGTGTTCATGCAATACAACCGGGATGCGAACGGTCATTTAACTCCCCTGGCTAACAAGAACATTGATACGGGGATGGGTTTGGAGAGGATGGCTCAAATTCTCCAAGGAGTTCCCAACAACTACGAAACCGATTTGGTTTTCCCCATCATTAAAAAAGCAGCAGAAATTGCTGGGATTGATTACACAAAAGTTGATGAAGAAACTCAAGTTTCCCTGAAAGTGATAGGGGATCACATAAGGGCGATCGTTCACATGATAGCTGATGAAATCCGCGCTTCTAACGTGGGACGGGGTTATGTGTTGCGCCGCCTTATTCGTCGGGCTGTGCGTCATGGGCGATTGGTGGGAATTCAAGGTGAATTTACCACCCAGGTGGCTGAGGTTGCGATCGCTCTTTCTGAAGACGCTTACCCCAATTTGCGCCAGAGAGAAGCAGCGATTAAAGCAGAATTGCAAAGAGAAGAGTCTCGCTTCTTGAAAAATTTGGAACGTGGCGAAGAACTGCTTGGGGAAATTATTGCTGAAGTCAAAAGCCAAGGCAAAACTCAAATTAGCGGCGAAAGTGCTTTCACTTTGTACGATACCTATGGTTTCCCTGTAGAACTGACATCTGAAATTGCTGCTGAGAACAACCTCACAATTGATGAGGCGGGTTTTGAGGTAGAAATGGAAAAGCAAAAACAACGTGGAAGAGACGCCCACGAAACCATCGATCTCACCGTACAGGGTTCTCTCGATCAACTCGCCGAACACATCCACGTAACAGAATTTTTGGGCTACACCCAAAGCGCTGCAACATCAAAAGTTGAAGTGTTGTTAATAGGTGGCGTCTCGGAAGAGGAAGCAGAAGCAGGAATAGAGGTACAAATTGTTCTCGACCAAACTCCATTTTATGCTGAGTCGGGGGGACAAATTGGCGATCGCGGTTATATATCTGGTGATGGGATTCTCGTGACGATTCACGATGTGAAGAAAGAATCGGATTTCTTTGTTCACTTCGGACAGATTGAACGGGGAACTCTCCGAGTTGGGGATACAGTCATGGCTCAAATCGATCCTGCTTGTCGCCGTCGCGTCCAAGCTAACCATACTGCAACTCACCTGTTACAAGCAGCGTTGAAGAAAGTTGTTGATGAGGGAATCTCTCAAGCAGGTTCGCTGGTATCCTTTGATAGATTGCGGTTTGATTTTAACTGTTCGCGTCCTGTCACACTAGAGGAGTTGCAGCAAGTTGAGGAAGTCATTAATATTTGGATTGGTGAAGCTCACTCTGCTAAAGTGGAAACTCTGTCCTTAGCTGAAGCAAAAGCAAGGGGTGCTGTTGCGATGTTCGGCGAAAAGTACGGCGAACAAGTGCGGGTGATTGATTTCCCTGGTGTTTCCATGGAACTGTGCGGCGGAACTCATGTTAGCAATACTTCAGAAATCGGTGTTTTCAAAATTATCTCTGAATCTGGTGTGGCTTCCGGAGTGCGGCGGATTGAAGCTGTGTCTGGTGCTGCAATTTTAGAGTACCTGAACGTTCGGGATAAAGTTGTTAAGGATTTGAGCGATCGCTTCAAGGTAAAACCTGAAGAACTACCAGATAGAATTACCACTCTGCAAAACGAACTGAAAACTGCTCAGAAGGAATTAGAAACACTCAAGTCACAGTTAGCGATCGCCAAATCTGATAGCTTGCTGGAAAAAGTTGAAGTTGTTGGCGAGTTTAAAGTTCTTGTTGCCAAGATGGAAGATGTCGATCCCGAATCTTTGAAAACAGTAGCGGAACGGTTGCTACAAAAACTTGGTAACGGTGCTGTTGTCTTGGGTTCTGTTCCAGAAGCAGATAAAGTTAGCTTAGTTGCAGCTTTTAGTTCGGAGGTGAATAAGAAAGGTTTGCAAGCTGGAAAATTTGTTGGTGCGATCGCTAAAATTTGTGGTGGAGGTGGTGGCGGGCGTCCGAACCTTGCACAAGCTGGTGGACGTGATGCTAGTAAATTGCCAGAAGCTTTGGAGACAGCAAAAGCTGAATTGTTGAAATTGCTCGTGGTTAGTTGTTAG
- a CDS encoding YncE family protein: MKKIFILCLFVIGFAWVMFAQTPFLLNKGFVQVASAAGPKDAYEVWSIDQATSLDGTVLGGNLYILSGNDQDFIGGTASTKQINLAANAVANGFPKGSKPHWLVFNKGATHAIVGHASSGHVYAIDASKQQVVDVVVPGGNSHAVSVSPDNTFVIAADTPGQQVHKIPTNYQAPSGNIFGTPQTLKFDSNTLQALGTNTANPVVAQVDETGQWAYVTFAQGGAAIVNTQTMTVAHIYSSKELTFNGLVAYEFGKNFITNAGNANPEIADFLYFYDHDALLRNPTTRPPVIKVPQSGNDVHGLEVIADKYIWQLNRASNNITIHELNPNPFDPNVEGSNKVRAVNLVDLANTALGPDPTPDLGGVSPSEKLLFVSQRGPVPQSANDPAFFNSVGIFPGVGIIQIEDGGKNAKPAYLYRFDNFVNGINVADFHALGVRK, encoded by the coding sequence ATGAAAAAAATTTTCATTCTGTGCTTGTTTGTCATTGGGTTTGCTTGGGTCATGTTTGCCCAAACTCCTTTCTTACTGAACAAAGGATTTGTCCAGGTAGCTTCAGCAGCAGGACCAAAAGATGCATATGAAGTCTGGTCTATCGATCAAGCAACTTCTCTGGATGGCACTGTTTTGGGAGGAAATCTCTATATTTTGTCAGGTAACGACCAAGACTTTATAGGAGGTACAGCTAGTACTAAGCAAATTAATTTAGCGGCTAATGCTGTCGCCAACGGCTTTCCAAAGGGATCAAAACCTCACTGGCTGGTTTTCAATAAAGGCGCTACACATGCGATCGTCGGACATGCTAGTTCTGGTCACGTCTATGCCATTGACGCTAGTAAGCAACAAGTGGTGGATGTGGTTGTTCCAGGAGGAAACTCTCATGCTGTTTCTGTCTCACCAGATAACACATTTGTAATAGCTGCAGATACTCCCGGACAACAAGTGCATAAAATTCCCACAAATTATCAGGCACCCTCAGGAAACATTTTTGGGACTCCTCAAACCTTAAAGTTTGATTCTAATACACTCCAAGCCCTAGGAACCAATACTGCAAACCCAGTAGTGGCTCAAGTTGATGAGACGGGTCAATGGGCTTATGTCACTTTTGCTCAAGGTGGTGCAGCAATAGTCAATACACAAACAATGACTGTTGCACATATTTACAGCAGCAAGGAACTTACTTTCAATGGACTAGTTGCTTATGAGTTTGGCAAAAACTTTATCACCAATGCAGGCAACGCCAATCCTGAAATAGCTGACTTTCTCTATTTCTATGACCACGACGCTCTGCTAAGAAATCCCACGACTCGTCCACCTGTCATTAAAGTTCCTCAATCTGGTAACGATGTCCATGGACTGGAAGTTATTGCTGACAAATACATATGGCAACTTAACCGTGCATCTAACAATATTACAATACATGAACTTAACCCCAACCCCTTCGATCCAAACGTTGAAGGTTCAAACAAAGTTCGTGCAGTGAATCTTGTCGATTTGGCCAATACAGCGTTAGGTCCTGACCCTACACCAGACCTAGGAGGAGTATCCCCCTCTGAAAAACTGTTGTTTGTGTCACAGCGTGGACCTGTTCCTCAGTCAGCAAACGACCCAGCATTTTTCAACAGTGTAGGTATTTTCCCAGGGGTAGGCATCATACAAATCGAAGATGGCGGTAAGAATGCTAAACCAGCTTACTTATATAGATTTGATAACTTCGTCAACGGGATTAATGTTGCTGACTTCCATGCCCTTGGTGTTCGTAAATGA
- a CDS encoding type II toxin-antitoxin system HicB family antitoxin, producing the protein MKRQVIIYPGEDGYWVAECPSLPTCISQGKTKEESVANIKEAIELYIEVLKEEGRSIPEDNLETVLVDV; encoded by the coding sequence ATGAAGAGGCAAGTGATTATTTATCCAGGAGAAGATGGTTATTGGGTAGCTGAATGCCCTAGCTTACCTACTTGTATTAGCCAAGGTAAGACGAAAGAAGAATCAGTTGCTAATATTAAGGAAGCTATTGAATTATACATTGAAGTTTTAAAGGAAGAAGGTCGTTCTATACCAGAAGACAATTTGGAAACAGTTCTGGTTGATGTATGA
- a CDS encoding calcium-binding protein yields the protein MASPINDNFAKSAVLTGFSDTDTGTNVGATAEAGEPLHGGNSVFNTKINSVWWSWTASASGNVTIDTLGSSFDTILGVYTGSAVNSLTTITSNDDISSSNAASRVSFSAIAGTTYRIAIDGSNETLTKVQEGSITLNLNLVDITLNGTNQNDTLNGTSGKDTIRGLDGNDTISGLAGDDFLFGGQGNDTLTGGAGADTFVFNPKEGTDTIADFNLSQRDKIGLSGGLTFNDLKFSGNDIIVKGTSLLSPVLNLLDLDLLGLSGNYRLATLQNFDTTQLTENNFTTIS from the coding sequence ATGGCATCTCCAATCAACGATAATTTCGCCAAGAGTGCAGTGTTAACTGGGTTCTCTGATACTGATACAGGAACTAATGTCGGTGCGACTGCGGAAGCAGGTGAGCCTCTTCATGGTGGGAATTCAGTCTTTAACACAAAGATTAATTCCGTTTGGTGGTCTTGGACAGCATCGGCTTCCGGAAATGTCACAATTGACACGTTAGGCAGTTCTTTTGACACGATTTTAGGTGTCTATACTGGTTCAGCAGTTAACAGTTTAACAACAATTACCAGTAACGATGACATTAGTTCTAGTAATGCTGCTAGCAGAGTGAGTTTTTCTGCCATCGCCGGAACAACTTATCGTATTGCTATCGATGGATCTAACGAAACCCTGACAAAAGTCCAAGAAGGTTCAATTACTCTCAATCTCAACCTAGTTGATATTACTCTCAACGGCACTAACCAGAATGACACCCTTAATGGCACTTCAGGTAAAGACACCATCCGAGGATTAGACGGTAATGATACTATCTCAGGCTTAGCGGGAGACGACTTTTTGTTTGGCGGTCAGGGAAATGATACTCTGACTGGGGGTGCTGGTGCAGATACCTTCGTGTTTAACCCCAAAGAAGGTACGGATACGATCGCTGACTTTAACTTATCACAAAGAGACAAAATTGGTTTGTCTGGCGGCTTGACGTTTAATGATTTGAAGTTTTCTGGGAACGATATTATCGTCAAGGGGACAAGCTTGTTGAGTCCAGTACTTAACTTACTCGATCTCGATCTCCTCGGCTTAAGTGGTAATTATCGTTTAGCAACTTTGCAAAATTTTGATACCACTCAACTGACGGAAAACAATTTTACTACCATTTCTTGA
- a CDS encoding NHLP bacteriocin system secretion protein — protein MTPVLTQLDNLKVLHSTDLEWIAQIGVLGQVVNPGTRLGTLQTQASGTPQLTGIAYFDVKDGKRIKPGMQIQITPDTVKRERFGGIVATVKSVSAYPVMSTRAAAKVGNAELADTLTSKTAKVEVSAELVPEKGNMSGYKWSSSKGPSMKLTPGTTTAVRVKVEEQAPITFLLPFLREWTSVMRG, from the coding sequence ATGACACCTGTACTGACCCAGCTTGACAATTTAAAAGTTTTGCACTCAACAGATTTAGAGTGGATTGCTCAAATTGGGGTGCTCGGACAAGTCGTTAATCCCGGTACGCGTCTTGGTACATTGCAAACTCAAGCATCAGGAACACCTCAGTTAACAGGGATAGCTTACTTTGATGTGAAGGATGGGAAGCGTATTAAACCGGGAATGCAGATTCAAATTACACCAGATACTGTAAAGCGAGAGCGGTTCGGAGGTATTGTTGCAACGGTAAAATCTGTATCTGCTTACCCAGTTATGTCAACAAGAGCAGCAGCAAAGGTGGGCAATGCGGAACTAGCAGATACGCTAACGAGTAAGACTGCTAAAGTGGAGGTTAGTGCTGAGTTAGTGCCGGAAAAAGGCAATATGAGTGGTTACAAGTGGTCATCATCCAAAGGACCGAGTATGAAGTTGACGCCAGGAACAACAACAGCAGTACGAGTGAAAGTGGAAGAACAAGCACCAATTACATTTTTGCTACCATTTTTGCGTGAGTGGACTTCAGTAATGAGGGGGTAG
- a CDS encoding diguanylate cyclase, which yields MNIPIPIFGGDSFLAKLPKDIQDASSFSVELISNFNQAISRIQLTPPDVILVQASWDDSMKLCHWLKEQTKLSWIYCILIEDRPQLLALKNTSSEDWELEMTSSALQQGADAYIWSVETRGEESRQEEMASHRLLLAHLNVGLRKAQKYRELMRKNDLLSVIALADSLTELKNRRALECDLPNQIKKAQSHGTPLSLIILDVDFFKKVNDTYGHLVGDRLLQLLCSRLRHNLRFQDIPFRYGGEEFVIVLPNTNCDEAFSVANRLNSIISKEPFAINNKLSLNITISLGTSCLQAEDDAKGVSLLQRADQYLLEAKATGRNRVVGCTSHTLHHVPQRQTVSFFS from the coding sequence ATGAACATTCCCATTCCGATCTTTGGAGGTGATAGTTTTCTCGCTAAACTTCCAAAGGATATTCAAGATGCATCTTCTTTTAGCGTAGAACTCATCAGCAATTTCAATCAGGCGATTTCGCGCATTCAGTTGACCCCACCTGATGTCATACTGGTGCAGGCTAGTTGGGATGACAGTATGAAATTATGTCATTGGTTAAAAGAACAAACAAAGCTATCCTGGATTTACTGCATTCTGATTGAAGATCGTCCCCAATTGCTTGCTCTGAAAAATACAAGCAGTGAGGATTGGGAGTTGGAGATGACATCCTCAGCACTACAACAAGGAGCAGATGCATACATTTGGTCTGTAGAGACAAGAGGTGAGGAGTCAAGACAAGAAGAAATGGCTAGCCATCGCTTGCTACTCGCTCATTTAAATGTAGGTTTGCGGAAAGCACAAAAGTATCGAGAACTGATGAGAAAAAATGACTTACTCTCAGTTATAGCCCTAGCTGACTCACTGACAGAACTAAAAAATCGCCGTGCATTAGAGTGTGATTTGCCCAATCAAATTAAAAAAGCCCAGAGTCATGGAACTCCACTCTCTTTGATTATTTTAGATGTAGACTTTTTCAAAAAAGTTAATGATACTTACGGGCATTTGGTAGGCGATCGCCTTTTACAATTACTGTGTAGCCGTTTGCGCCACAACTTGCGGTTTCAAGATATCCCATTTCGCTATGGTGGAGAAGAATTCGTGATCGTTCTTCCCAATACAAATTGTGACGAAGCATTCAGTGTAGCAAACCGTCTCAATTCCATCATCAGCAAGGAACCATTTGCCATTAACAACAAACTCTCTCTCAACATCACAATTAGTTTGGGAACATCTTGTTTGCAAGCAGAAGACGATGCAAAGGGAGTCAGCCTGCTTCAGCGTGCGGATCAATACTTGTTGGAAGCGAAAGCAACTGGGCGCAATCGTGTTGTGGGTTGCACTAGCCACACACTCCATCATGTTCCACAACGCCAGACTGTTTCTTTTTTCAGTTAG
- a CDS encoding DUF4058 family protein, protein MPSPFPGMNPYLENPELWPEVHHRLISAIANAIESNLSQDYRVAIEKRVYTSVPEDAVLVGIPDASVVSQSSNRQSTNTLTTASDSSITVMLPVPEEIRESYLEIRDIATGAVITAIEVLSPTNKRPGKGRDTYEKKRNAVLESATHLVEIDLLREGTPMVMVGNVPQSHYRILVSRAPQRPRAQLYAFNLQQMIPTFPLPLKPQDIELSVDLQSLLLQIYNQARYDLAIDYHQDPIPSLQEADRTWANTLLQAKRVR, encoded by the coding sequence ATGCCGTCTCCATTTCCGGGAATGAACCCTTATCTTGAAAATCCCGAACTATGGCCAGAAGTACATCATCGATTGATTAGTGCGATCGCCAATGCAATTGAGTCTAACTTAAGCCAAGACTATCGGGTGGCAATTGAGAAGAGAGTTTATACCAGCGTACCAGAGGATGCGGTATTAGTTGGGATTCCAGATGCATCAGTGGTATCCCAGTCCAGCAATCGTCAATCTACTAATACTTTAACAACTGCATCCGATTCATCTATTACTGTCATGCTACCAGTTCCCGAAGAAATTCGAGAAAGTTATTTGGAAATTCGGGATATTGCAACAGGAGCAGTCATTACAGCAATTGAAGTTTTATCTCCAACGAACAAGCGTCCCGGTAAAGGACGCGATACTTATGAAAAAAAACGTAATGCTGTTTTAGAAAGCGCAACCCATTTGGTGGAGATAGATTTATTGCGGGAAGGAACGCCAATGGTAATGGTGGGTAACGTTCCTCAGTCACACTACCGAATTTTAGTCAGTCGCGCTCCACAACGTCCGAGAGCGCAACTGTATGCGTTTAATCTTCAGCAAATGATTCCTACATTCCCACTCCCGTTGAAGCCACAAGATATAGAACTGTCAGTCGATTTGCAAAGCCTGCTATTGCAAATTTACAATCAGGCGCGGTATGATTTAGCGATCGATTATCACCAAGATCCCATTCCATCTTTACAGGAAGCAGATCGCACTTGGGCAAATACGCTTTTGCAAGCGAAGAGGGTTCGGTAG
- a CDS encoding heavy-metal-associated domain-containing protein yields MALKLMVPTIACQGCAETITESIQVMEPDAKVDVDVQGKTVTVEAKASEETIKQAIVAAGHTIEGYQ; encoded by the coding sequence ATGGCATTAAAATTAATGGTCCCCACGATTGCTTGTCAGGGTTGTGCAGAAACCATTACCGAATCAATCCAAGTTATGGAACCAGATGCCAAAGTAGATGTTGATGTCCAGGGCAAAACTGTAACTGTGGAAGCAAAAGCTTCGGAAGAGACAATCAAACAGGCAATAGTTGCGGCTGGTCACACTATTGAGGGTTATCAATAA
- a CDS encoding GAF domain-containing protein — protein MESVLPDNEALRLEALYRYQILDTSPEVAFDDLTSLAAFICKTPIALVSLVDSDRQWFKSKVGLTASETPRNVSFCTHAILHGEPLIVPDALEDPRFATNALVTGDPHIRFYAGVPLTTPQGIRIGTLCVIDREPRQLDLEQIAALEALTRQVVSLLELRYLQQSLRQQESYLRAITDAVPLEHEPNGEIILSTIIQDITERKKSEEALRREKEYISHIVTAAPTLICGIAPDGTTTFVNPAVNEITGYTTDELVGNNWWNIFYPDGEYWQVEQLFRDFERKQVINYEMRLTTKHGQKRIVSWNSVNRWNDRGELLEVIGIGADVTQQRQSEIALYQQTQRERLIAEMAKHIRQSLDLAEILKTTVSEVQQFLQCDRVFIYRFDPDWSGTVVVESVAPGCNSVLGTVIKDSFFQEPSHRQTYEQGKIQAIADIHTSDLALCHITLLAQLQIRSNLVVSIVLENGGTGETPQLWGLLVANHCFEPRKWEPVEINLLKQLSTQVSIAIQQSELYQQVQTELIERKRTEKLLRSTQNQLQRLLVHNPAIIYSCEPSGNFQTTFVSDNVFNILDW, from the coding sequence ATGGAATCTGTTTTACCTGACAATGAAGCTCTGAGGCTTGAAGCGCTTTACCGCTATCAAATCCTTGATACATCACCAGAAGTAGCATTCGACGATCTAACCAGTCTTGCGGCTTTCATTTGCAAGACTCCGATCGCATTGGTAAGCTTGGTGGATAGCGATCGCCAGTGGTTTAAATCCAAAGTGGGACTGACAGCATCTGAAACTCCTCGCAATGTGTCATTTTGTACTCATGCCATTCTGCATGGCGAGCCACTGATTGTTCCAGATGCTTTGGAAGATCCCCGCTTTGCCACTAACGCTTTAGTCACTGGTGACCCACACATCCGGTTTTACGCTGGTGTGCCTTTGACTACTCCACAAGGTATTCGGATCGGTACGTTGTGTGTCATTGACAGAGAGCCACGCCAACTCGACTTAGAGCAAATTGCTGCGCTCGAAGCACTCACCCGTCAGGTTGTCAGCTTACTAGAACTTCGCTACTTACAGCAGTCACTGCGGCAACAAGAAAGCTATCTTCGTGCCATAACTGATGCTGTGCCATTAGAACACGAACCAAATGGTGAAATAATTCTATCAACAATTATACAAGATATTACAGAACGCAAAAAATCGGAAGAAGCTTTGCGCCGTGAGAAAGAATATATCAGTCATATTGTGACTGCTGCTCCAACGTTAATTTGTGGGATTGCTCCTGATGGGACGACTACCTTTGTGAATCCCGCCGTCAATGAAATCACGGGCTACACCACTGATGAACTGGTGGGAAACAATTGGTGGAATATTTTTTATCCAGACGGCGAATACTGGCAGGTTGAGCAATTGTTCCGCGATTTTGAAAGGAAACAAGTGATTAACTACGAAATGAGGTTGACTACCAAACACGGACAGAAACGGATTGTTTCTTGGAACTCGGTCAATCGCTGGAACGATCGCGGTGAATTGTTGGAGGTGATTGGCATTGGTGCGGATGTCACGCAACAAAGACAGTCAGAGATCGCCTTGTACCAACAGACTCAACGAGAACGGCTGATTGCAGAAATGGCAAAGCATATCCGCCAATCTTTAGATCTGGCGGAAATTTTAAAAACAACGGTTTCAGAGGTGCAGCAGTTTCTACAGTGCGATCGCGTTTTCATTTATCGCTTTGACCCTGATTGGAGCGGTACTGTAGTAGTTGAGTCAGTTGCGCCTGGTTGCAACAGCGTTCTCGGTACTGTCATCAAAGATTCCTTTTTCCAAGAACCATCCCATCGCCAAACTTACGAACAGGGAAAGATTCAAGCAATTGCGGATATCCATACATCGGATCTCGCACTCTGTCATATAACATTGCTCGCACAGTTGCAAATTCGCTCCAATCTGGTGGTTTCCATTGTGCTAGAAAATGGAGGAACAGGAGAAACGCCACAACTTTGGGGGCTTCTCGTTGCCAACCATTGTTTTGAACCGCGAAAGTGGGAACCTGTGGAAATTAATTTACTCAAACAGTTGAGTACCCAAGTTTCAATTGCCATTCAGCAATCCGAACTTTATCAACAAGTACAAACAGAACTCATAGAACGCAAGCGAACTGAAAAGTTGCTTCGCAGTACCCAAAATCAACTTCAGCGCCTTCTTGTCCACAATCCGGCAATTATTTATAGCTGTGAGCCATCAGGAAACTTCCAGACAACTTTCGTTAGCGATAACGTGTTCAACATCTTAGACTGGTGA
- a CDS encoding LCP family protein — protein MIDKKPLVAENGYSDKSNNARWMWLWLGLGAIALVSATLGGLLAVSMTSTPLMQTKLTPKEAEVFESDRLTGEGLKFSELTRPVNILVMGMSVLPTDIQNPPAGAKKRGYLPQVNSFSGLSDVMLLVRLNPEEKKIVILSVPRDTRVSVEGHGVVKINAANVVGGPALSAKTVSELLGGVEIDRYIRINVLGVNKLIDALGGVTVDVPYDMKYKDDSQHLYINLKKGKQHLNGDKTLQMLRFRNDGRGDLGRVERQQIVMRALAEQTLNPALLARFPQILNVVRSHLDTNLTVEEIFTLVGFGVQTGNSNMETLTLPGRGSAYHEYKTSYWIPNTEQIEKMMTDYFNLQVINAPQTSDSTQRQVVIKDCTASDSESLQNLMHSLEIVGYSSVYIPEPWREPLDKTYIIVRNGNRDRAEAIRTALGFGEVRVQDEDSFDSNITIDSPLTIVLGKDWLEKQNNTNLSY, from the coding sequence GTGATCGATAAAAAACCTTTAGTGGCAGAAAATGGTTATAGTGACAAATCCAACAATGCACGTTGGATGTGGCTGTGGTTGGGGTTGGGTGCGATCGCACTGGTTTCCGCAACATTAGGGGGGCTGCTTGCAGTTTCTATGACTAGCACACCTTTGATGCAGACAAAGCTGACTCCAAAGGAAGCAGAAGTCTTTGAGAGCGATCGCCTCACCGGAGAAGGGCTAAAATTTTCAGAGTTAACTCGTCCTGTCAATATTTTAGTTATGGGGATGAGCGTACTCCCAACAGATATTCAAAACCCACCTGCAGGAGCAAAAAAGCGTGGTTATTTACCTCAAGTTAACTCCTTTAGCGGTCTTTCAGATGTCATGCTTTTGGTCAGACTCAACCCAGAGGAAAAAAAAATAGTTATTCTTTCTGTTCCTAGAGATACCCGTGTCTCTGTAGAAGGGCATGGTGTTGTTAAAATTAATGCAGCTAATGTGGTAGGTGGACCCGCTTTAAGTGCCAAAACTGTCAGCGAACTATTAGGCGGAGTAGAAATTGACCGCTATATCAGAATTAACGTTTTAGGAGTTAACAAGTTAATTGATGCTTTGGGAGGCGTCACAGTTGACGTTCCCTATGATATGAAGTATAAAGATGATTCTCAACACTTATATATAAATTTAAAGAAAGGAAAACAACATCTTAACGGTGACAAAACGCTACAAATGTTGCGTTTCCGTAATGATGGACGTGGAGATCTTGGTCGAGTTGAGCGACAGCAAATAGTTATGCGAGCACTAGCAGAGCAAACCCTCAATCCTGCTTTACTAGCACGATTTCCCCAAATTCTCAATGTTGTTCGGTCTCATCTTGACACCAATTTAACAGTGGAAGAGATATTTACCCTTGTTGGTTTTGGAGTGCAAACAGGTAACTCTAATATGGAAACACTAACGCTTCCGGGTCGAGGTAGCGCATATCACGAGTATAAAACGAGTTATTGGATACCAAATACCGAGCAGATTGAAAAAATGATGACCGACTATTTTAATTTGCAGGTGATAAACGCACCGCAAACCTCTGACTCAACTCAACGACAAGTCGTCATTAAAGACTGCACGGCTAGCGACAGCGAAAGTCTGCAAAATTTGATGCACTCCCTAGAAATCGTGGGTTACTCCAGCGTTTACATACCTGAACCTTGGCGGGAACCCTTAGATAAAACTTACATTATTGTCCGAAATGGAAATCGGGACAGGGCTGAAGCAATTCGCACTGCTTTAGGATTTGGAGAAGTACGCGTGCAAGATGAAGACAGCTTTGACTCAAATATTACCATTGACTCGCCTCTGACTATCGTTTTGGGTAAAGATTGGTTGGAAAAACAAAATAACACCAATCTTTCCTACTAA